In Brachionichthys hirsutus isolate HB-005 chromosome 5, CSIRO-AGI_Bhir_v1, whole genome shotgun sequence, a single genomic region encodes these proteins:
- the tph2 gene encoding tryptophan 5-hydroxylase 2 has product MASSHVMKTNTEPVPRMQPAMMMFSSKYWSRRGLSLDSAMFDHQQQRHTGGQMSRRMSFCPINEKDGSVTEDDGKTAVVFSLKNEVGCLVRALRLFQEKRVNLRHIESRPSRRVVNEVEIFADCSCSKKEFNELLQHLKDHVNIISFNTAAHVWSVEADGDDVPWFPMKISELDQCSKRVIMYGSELDADHPGFKDDVYRERRKYFVEVAMNYKFGQPIPRIEYTPEEIRTWGVVFKELTKLYPTHACREYLKNLPLLIRDCGYREDNVPQLEDVSLFLRERSGFTVRPVAGYLSPRDFLAGLAYRVFNCTQYIRHSTDPLYTPEPDTCHELLGHVPLLADPKFAQFSQEIGLASLGGTDEDVQKLATCYFFTIEFGLCKQDGQLRAYGAGLLSSIGELMHALSDQACVKVFDPKTTCTQECLITTFQEVYFVSESFEEAKEKMREFAKTIKRPFSVYYNPYTQSIDLLKDTHSIENVVRDLRSDLTTVCDALGKMNTYMGI; this is encoded by the exons ATGGCCTCGTCCCATGTGATGAAGACCAACACGGAGCCAGTGCCCAGGATGCAGCCAGCCATGATGATGTTCTCCAGCAAGTACTGGTCCAGGAGGGGGCTGTCGCTCGACTCGGCCATGTTTGACCACCAGCAGCAACGCCACACTGGTGGGCAGATG TCGAGGAGAATGTCCTTCTGTCCCATCAACGAGAAGGACGGCTCTGTCACCGAGGACGATGGGAAGACAGCCGTGGTGTTTTCTCTGAAGAATGAGGTGGGCTGTCTGGTCAGAGCGCTCCGCCTCTTCCAG GAGAAACGAGTGAACTTGAGGCACATCGAGTCTCGGCCATCGAGGCGAGTTGTGAACGAGGTGGAGATCTTTGCAGACTGCAGCTGCAGTAAGAAAGAGTTCaacgagctgctgcagcatctcaaAGATCACGTCAACATCATCTCCTTCAACACGGCTGCACACGTCTGGTCTGTAGAGGCAG ATGGAGATGATGTTCCGTGGTTTCCGATGAAAATCTCAGAGTTGGATCAGTGTTCAAAAAGAGTGATAATGTATGGATCTGAACTGGATGCAGACCATCCT GGCTTTAAGGATGATGTTTATCGTGAGAGGAGGAAATACTTTGTGGAAGTAGCCATGAACTATAAATT TGGACAGCCCATCCCTCGGATCGAGTATACCCCGGAGGAGATCAGGACCTGGGGCGTCGTCTTCAAAGAACTCACCAAACTTTACCCGACTCATGCCTGCAGAGAATACCTGAAGAACCTGCCGCTGCTCATCAGAGACTGTGGCTACAGAGAAGACAACGTCCCACAGCTGGAGGACGTCTCGCTGTTCCTCAGAG AGAGGTCGGGGTTCACGGTTCGACCAGTTGCTGGTTATCTGTCTCCCAGAGACTTCCTGGCTGGTTTGGCTTACAGAGTGTTTAACTGTACACAGTACATTCGCCACAGCACCGACCCCCTCTACACACCTGAGCC CGACACGTGTCACGAGCTGCTGGGCCACGTTCCCCTGTTGGCCGATCCCAAATTTGCTCAGTTCTCCCAGGAGATCGGGTTGGCTTCTCTGGGTGGGACTGATGAGGATGTCCAGAAACTGGCCACA TGTTATTTCTTCACTATCGAGTTTGGACTCTGCAAACAGGACGGTCAGCTGAGAGCCTACGGAGCAGGATTACTGTCGTCGATTGGAGAGCTGATG catgccctgTCAGATCAGGCCTGTGTGAAGGTGTTTGACCCAAAGACCACTTGTACCCAGGAATGTCTGATCACCACCTTCCAGGAGGTTTACTTTGTCTCTGAGAGCTTTGAGGAGGCCAAGGAGAAGATGAG ggaGTTTGCGAAGACGATCAAGAGGCCGTTCTCGGTGTACTACAACCCGTACACCCAGAGCATTGACCTGCTGAAGGACACCCACAGCATTGAGAACGTGGTGCGTGACCTGCGTAGCGACCTGACCACCGTCTGTGACGCTCTGGGGAAGATGAACACCTACATGGGCATCTGA